The stretch of DNA TCCAGCAGCGGGCCCGACAGCTTGCCGAAGTACCGCCGCCGCTGTTCCGCCCGGCACGTGCACTCCAGCCCCTTGCCGACGGACCGGCCGCAGGGGCACGGGTTCGCCGCCAGCACCAGCTGGAAGCGAGCCGGGTACCGGGCTGCGCCGGCCGCCCGGTGCAGCACCACCTCGCCGTGCTCCAGGGGCTGACGCAGCGTCTGCAGCACCGCCGTGGGAAACTCCGGCGCCTCGTCGAGGAAGAGCACGCCGCAGTGGGCGCGGGAGGCCGCGCCCGGTCGCGGCACGCCGGAGCCACCACCCACGACGCTGGCCGGCGTCGCGGTGTGGTGCGGGTCCTCGAAGGGCGGCCGGCGGACCAGACCGTCACCCGCGTCGAAGGTCCCGGCGAGGGAGTGCACGGCCGTCACCTCGACCGCCTCCGCCTCGGCCAGGTCCGGCAGCAACCCGGGCAACCTCGCCGCCAGCATCGTCTTGCCGGCCCCGGGCGGTCCGACCATCAGCAGGTGGTGACCGCCCGCCGCCGCCACCTCGAGGCAGTGCCGCGCCTCGGGCTGGCCGATCACGTCCGCCAGGTCGGGGTCCACGACGGCACGCCGAGCCGGGACGTCGTCGTGCACCGGCGGCAGGTCCGGCACCTCGACGTCGGCCCCGTAGCGGCTCGCCACCTCCGCGAGGCAGGCGGCACCCACCACCTCGGCACCCGGGACGAGGGACGCCTCCGCCGCGTTGGCCGTCGGCACGACGACACGCGGGTGGCCGGCCGCCACGGCGGCCGCGACGGCCGGGAGCACCCCCCGGACGGGGCGCAGCCGACCGTCGAGCCCGAGCTCACCGATGTGGACCCGGTCGGCCGCCGCGGCAGCGTCCACCACGCCGGCGCCCGCGAGCGTCGCGACGGCGATCGCCAGGTCGAAGCCCGAGCCGGCCTTGGGGAGCGTGGCCGGTGAGAGATTGACGGTGATGCGCCGGTTGGGCCACACGAGACCGCTCGAGGTCACGGCCGCCCGCACCCGGTCCCTCGCCTCGGCCAGGGCGGTGTCCGGCAGGCCCACGAGTGAGAACGCAGGCAACGACGGCGCGAGGTGCGCCTCGACCTCGACGAGGTGGCCGGACAGGCCCAGCAGGCTCACCGCCCTGGTGCGGCCGAGGGTCACTCAGACCACCGCCACGAGGTGCTCGACCCTGGCGGCACCACGGGGTGGGAGCGTCACGGCGATGACGTCGATGCGGACGGATGCCGCGTGCACGTCGTGGGCGTCCAGCCAGGCGGCCGTCAGGCGACGCAGCCGTGCGAGCTTGGCGCCGGTGACGGCCTCCGCCGGCGAGCCGAAGCGGTCCGAACGACGCGTCTTCACCTCGACCGCCACCAGCTCGCGCCCGTCGAGGCAGACGACGTCGAGCTCGCCGGCCGCACAGCGCCAGTTGCGGTCGAGCACCGTCCACCCCGCGGCCTGAACGTGCGCCACCGCCACGTCCTCGCCGTAGCGACCTACCGCGTCCTTGGCACGCATCGAGCACCACCTCCCGGTGCAGGGTGCTGCGCGCCCGCTCGGCTGCGACCGGTCACGGTGCGGCGCCGGGTCCGTCGGCGCGATCACTCCGGGCTGGGGACGGCTCGGACGGGACGACTCCCGCCCCGACGCGCCGCCACCCCGAGCGCTCGGCGGGTCGGCACGGGGTGGCGAACGCCCCGCGTGGCGGGTCCGGTGCGCGACGCGGTCTACCGGCGCGCGACGACCCCGCTGGTCAGCGCGTGAACGGCGAGCCGCCCCCGAGGTCCAGCTCCGGCTTGGCGAGCTCCTCGACGTTGACGTCCTTGAACGTCACCACCCGCACCGACTTCACGAACCGAGCCGAGCGGTACACGTCCCACACCCATGCGTCGGCGAGCGTCAGCTCGAAGTAGACCTCACCCGCCGCCGAGCGCACCTGGAGGTCGACCTGGTTGGCGAGGTAGAAGCGCCGTTCCGTCTCCACCACGTAGGAGAACAGCCCGACGACATCTCGGTACTCGCGGTAGAGCGCCAGCTCGGCGTCCGTCTCGTAGTTCTCCAGGTCCTCGGCGCTCACCGCCCCATCATCCCCCTGCCCCGACGACGTCGGCGCCACGGCCGGTGGCGACCCGGCCGCGGACGAGCGGCGTGAGGGCCTCCTCGGCGACCCCGGCGACCAGCTCGGACGGCTCGTCGTCGCACTCGTCGTCCTCGGCCGCGGCCAGCGCGGCGAGCAGCGCGGCGTCGTCCGTGCCGGGCAGCCGCCAGGAACGGCGGTGCAGGTCGCAGGGACCCCATGTGCGCAGGGCGGCGATGTGCTCGGGGGACGCGTAGCCCTTGTTCTCGTGCCAGCCGTACTCCGGGTGACCGGCCGCCAGCTCCACCATCAGGGCGTCGCGCTCGCACTTCGCCAGGACGCTGGCCGCGGCGACGCTGGCACAGGTGCGGTCGGCCTTCACGCGCGTGAGGACGCGCGGCAGAGGCCCGACGGGCTCGTCGTCGAACGAGAAGAGGTCCGGCTGGGGTGCCGTGAGCCAGTCGTGCGAACCGTCGAGCAGCACCACGTCCACCGGTCCGCACACCGACGCCGCCTCCGCGAGCGCGCGCGTGCCGGCGAGGCGGAGCGCCGCGATGATGCCGAGCTGGTCGATCTCCAGCGAGCTGGCGTGGCCGACGGCCCTCGCGACCCCCCACCGACGTAGGGCGGGGACGAGGGCGGTCCGGGCGAGCGGGGTGAGCAGCTTGGAGTCCGCGACGCCCTGGGGCGCGGAGCGCGTGGTCGCCGCGACGACGACGACCCCGACGCTCACCGGACCGGCCAGCGAGCCGCGCCCCACCTCGTCCATCCCGGCCACCAGCGTCGCACCGTCACGCAGCAGCCCGCGCTCGTGGCGCAGGTGCGGCGTCGGGCGACCCACCCGAGCCGGTCCGGGGACGGCCGCCGGTGTCACGGGTTGGGCACGCCGGCGAACGTGGCCGACGGGTTGTGCAGCACGGTGACGCGCTGCAGCGGCCAGACGGTGACGAAGGCGACGCCCACCACGTTCGCCTCGGGGACGGAACCACCTCCCGGGTTCCCCTGGTGGTAGCGCGAGTCCGACGAGTGGTCACGGTTGTCGCCCATCACCCACAGGGAGCTCGGCGGGACGACGACGTCGAACGCCATGCTGCTCGGCTGGGACCCGGGCGCGACGTACGGCTCTTTGAGCGCGACACCGTTCACCATCACCGGTGCGCCGTTCCCCGCGCTGCTCACGTGGTCACCCGGCAGGCCGATCACCCGCTTGACCAGGTGCTCGCCGGCGTCGACCGGCAGCAGGCCCACCCACGTGAGCACGTCGTTGGCCGTGCGCTGCCAGCCGGACCGGGTCACGACCGGCTGGCTCTCCAACCAGCCGCCCGGGTCCTTGAAGACGACGATGTCCCCGCGGTGCAGGCTCAACGGCCCGGGGACCAGCTTGCTCACGAGGATGCGGTCGTTCTCGATCAACGTCTCGTGCATCGACGGCGACGGGATGTAGAAGGCCTGCACCAGGAACGTCTTCACCAGCAGGGACAGCACCAGCGCGCTGGCGAGGATCACCACGGTCTCGCGGAGCCAGGCGAACGCCCCGCCACGACGAGGGGCCGGTGCGCGGCGCTGGCGGCGCGTCGCAGCCGTCGCGCCGTCCCGCGGCGTCGGCTCGGTGCCGTCCAGGCCGGGGGTGGCGGGCTCGTAGGACGCTGGAGGGCCGGCGGGCGGGACGGAGGCGGGCGTCGCGGACCAGGGCCTCCCCTGGGCCGGCTGCGGTCGGTCGGAACGCCAGTCGGTCACCCGCACAGCGTCGCACGCCGAGCCATGCGATGCGGCCACCGGTGACGGCCCCGAGACGGCTCCCGCGGACGCACGGACGGACGGCCCCCGCCGTGCGGGAACCGTCCGTCCGAGAGAAGCAGCAGCTGCGGGTCAGCCCTTGGCCGGGACCGTCTCGCGCTTCTCCTTGATCTTCGCCTTCTTGCCGCGCAGCGAGCGCAGGTAGTACAGCTTCGCCCGGCGGACGTCGCCGCGGGTGACGACCTCGACCGTGTCGATCGCCGGCGTGTGCAGCGGGAACGTGCGCTCGACGCCGACGCCGAAGCTGATCTTGCGGACCGTGAAGGTCTCACGGACGCCGCTGCCCTGGCGGCCGATCACGACGCCCTGGAACGCCTGGATGCGGGAGCGGTTGCCCTCGACGACCTTGACGTTGACCTTGACGGTGTCGCCCGGGCGGAAGTCCGGGACGTCGGTGCGCAGCGAGGCTGCGTCGACGATGTCCAGCGTGTGCATGGTGGTGTCGCTTCCCCGCCCTGCCGCAGGTCAGGAACGATGCTGGGCGGACCTCGCCGACCGCACGAGGCGGGTCGGGGCGGTGCACCCGATGAACGAGTGGTCCGGCGTCGCCGGACCCGAGACGAGCACGGGACCGGGCGTCCTGGCGGTCTCCCCTGCGGCAGAGGACACGACCGACGCGCGCCGGTCCGCAAGTCTGCCACACGGCGGCACGGGCGGGGAATCCGGTCGCCCGCGCCAGCGGCGTGCCGGCCGGTGGCGGCTCAGGGAGTCGCGTCGACCGGCCCCACGGGGACCCGCTGCAGCCGGCCCTCGGCCACGACCCACCCGAGGGCCGCGAGCAGGGTGCGGTCCGCACGGTCGAGCTCCGTGGGGTCGAGCGCGGCGAGCAGGTCGGGCCGGCGCTCCGCCGTGCGCTCCAACGACCGGTCCCGGCGCCACCGGCGCACCCGGCCGTGGTGCCCGGACAGGAGGACGGGCGGCACCTCCAGGTCCCCCCACACCGGCGGCTTGGTGTAGACGGGGTACTCGAGCAGACCCGAGGACCCGTGCGACTCCTCCACCAGGGACTCCGGGTTGCCCAGCACCCCGGGCACCAGGCGGGCCGTCGCCTCGACGATCGCCAGCGCGGCGACCTCCCCACCGTTGAGCACGTAGTCGCCGAGCGACACCTCGCTGACCGCCCCGCGCGACCGGTAGTGCTCCATCACGCGGGCGTCGATGCCCTCGTACCGACCGCACGCGATGACGAGGTGCGGCTGGGTGGCGAACGCCTCGGCGGTGCGCTGCGTGAACGGCACGCCCGAGGGCGTCGGCACGACGAGATGCCCGTCGGCACCGAGCACGTCGTCCAGGGCGCGGCCCCAGACGTCCGGACGCATCACCATGCCGGCACCACCGCCGAACGGCGTGTCGTCCACGGTCCGGTGCCGGTCGTCGGTCCAGTCCCGCAGGTCGTGCACCCGCACGTCGAGCAGGCCGGAGGTGCGGGCCTTGCCCACCAGCGAGACGT from Cellulomonas sp. NTE-D12 encodes:
- a CDS encoding YraN family protein, with protein sequence MRAKDAVGRYGEDVAVAHVQAAGWTVLDRNWRCAAGELDVVCLDGRELVAVEVKTRRSDRFGSPAEAVTGAKLARLRRLTAAWLDAHDVHAASVRIDVIAVTLPPRGAARVEHLVAVV
- the trmD gene encoding tRNA (guanosine(37)-N1)-methyltransferase TrmD, with protein sequence MRIDVVTIFPEYLSALDVSLVGKARTSGLLDVRVHDLRDWTDDRHRTVDDTPFGGGAGMVMRPDVWGRALDDVLGADGHLVVPTPSGVPFTQRTAEAFATQPHLVIACGRYEGIDARVMEHYRSRGAVSEVSLGDYVLNGGEVAALAIVEATARLVPGVLGNPESLVEESHGSSGLLEYPVYTKPPVWGDLEVPPVLLSGHHGRVRRWRRDRSLERTAERRPDLLAALDPTELDRADRTLLAALGWVVAEGRLQRVPVGPVDATP
- the rplS gene encoding 50S ribosomal protein L19 — protein: MHTLDIVDAASLRTDVPDFRPGDTVKVNVKVVEGNRSRIQAFQGVVIGRQGSGVRETFTVRKISFGVGVERTFPLHTPAIDTVEVVTRGDVRRAKLYYLRSLRGKKAKIKEKRETVPAKG
- a CDS encoding YifB family Mg chelatase-like AAA ATPase → MTLGRTRAVSLLGLSGHLVEVEAHLAPSLPAFSLVGLPDTALAEARDRVRAAVTSSGLVWPNRRITVNLSPATLPKAGSGFDLAIAVATLAGAGVVDAAAAADRVHIGELGLDGRLRPVRGVLPAVAAAVAAGHPRVVVPTANAAEASLVPGAEVVGAACLAEVASRYGADVEVPDLPPVHDDVPARRAVVDPDLADVIGQPEARHCLEVAAAGGHHLLMVGPPGAGKTMLAARLPGLLPDLAEAEAVEVTAVHSLAGTFDAGDGLVRRPPFEDPHHTATPASVVGGGSGVPRPGAASRAHCGVLFLDEAPEFPTAVLQTLRQPLEHGEVVLHRAAGAARYPARFQLVLAANPCPCGRSVGKGLECTCRAEQRRRYFGKLSGPLLDRVDLQLEVLPARAEDVPGERSAVVAERVRQARGAAVERLAGTGWRTNAQVSGRWLRERLGPRRSLMTDLDRALDRGTLSLRGVDRVLRVAWTLADLQGRAAPSRDDVGRALLLRTRGQGA
- the lepB gene encoding signal peptidase I; translated protein: MTDWRSDRPQPAQGRPWSATPASVPPAGPPASYEPATPGLDGTEPTPRDGATAATRRQRRAPAPRRGGAFAWLRETVVILASALVLSLLVKTFLVQAFYIPSPSMHETLIENDRILVSKLVPGPLSLHRGDIVVFKDPGGWLESQPVVTRSGWQRTANDVLTWVGLLPVDAGEHLVKRVIGLPGDHVSSAGNGAPVMVNGVALKEPYVAPGSQPSSMAFDVVVPPSSLWVMGDNRDHSSDSRYHQGNPGGGSVPEANVVGVAFVTVWPLQRVTVLHNPSATFAGVPNP
- a CDS encoding ribonuclease HII, encoding MGRPTPHLRHERGLLRDGATLVAGMDEVGRGSLAGPVSVGVVVVAATTRSAPQGVADSKLLTPLARTALVPALRRWGVARAVGHASSLEIDQLGIIAALRLAGTRALAEAASVCGPVDVVLLDGSHDWLTAPQPDLFSFDDEPVGPLPRVLTRVKADRTCASVAAASVLAKCERDALMVELAAGHPEYGWHENKGYASPEHIAALRTWGPCDLHRRSWRLPGTDDAALLAALAAAEDDECDDEPSELVAGVAEEALTPLVRGRVATGRGADVVGAGG
- a CDS encoding DUF2469 domain-containing protein; translated protein: MSAEDLENYETDAELALYREYRDVVGLFSYVVETERRFYLANQVDLQVRSAAGEVYFELTLADAWVWDVYRSARFVKSVRVVTFKDVNVEELAKPELDLGGGSPFTR